The following proteins are co-located in the Polyangia bacterium genome:
- the larC gene encoding nickel pincer cofactor biosynthesis protein LarC, with translation MSKSLHGLHLHLEPTSGIAGDMAVAALVDAGVPVAVVREAVARMDVRGLKVGFETRRRGAFVGRGFVVDWPGAPKTPPAKKRAGKKRAAHEQDDHDHAHAQGHGHDDHHQDHHHAHPPSPARVAHGHAHDHRDYAEIRTLIKRAKLDADVAALAGDIFARVAEVEAALHGSSVDRVTFHEVGAYDSIADIVGIAAAIVWLRPASIGALPPVVGTGSVHTAHGLMPVPAPATAALLRGMPMRFEGAGELTTPTGAAILAATVDNFGPPPPMRLLSVGYGAGTRELPDRPNVLRALLGEPLGQVDAAAPSALTLLEANLDDMNPQLLSPLFDALLAAGAVDVWSAPILMKKGRPATTVSALAPPAALAATERAFFLNSTTLGLRVRPIDRVTLARSFTTVKTPFGAVKIKLGSLDGAVIGAQPEFEDCRRAAASAKVPVRAVLAAAAAEAERWLRGKGAARRPARHR, from the coding sequence GTGAGCAAGTCCTTGCACGGGTTGCACCTGCACCTGGAACCGACCTCCGGGATCGCCGGCGATATGGCGGTGGCCGCCCTGGTCGACGCCGGCGTGCCGGTGGCGGTGGTGCGCGAAGCGGTGGCGCGCATGGACGTGCGTGGATTGAAAGTCGGTTTCGAAACGCGCCGGCGCGGCGCTTTTGTCGGACGCGGGTTCGTCGTCGACTGGCCCGGCGCCCCGAAAACACCGCCGGCGAAAAAGCGCGCCGGCAAGAAAAGGGCGGCGCACGAGCAAGACGATCACGACCACGCCCACGCGCAGGGTCATGGCCACGACGACCATCACCAGGACCACCACCACGCTCACCCGCCGTCGCCTGCGCGGGTCGCCCACGGCCACGCCCACGACCACCGCGACTATGCCGAGATCCGCACCCTCATCAAACGCGCCAAGCTGGACGCCGACGTGGCCGCGCTGGCCGGCGACATCTTCGCGCGGGTCGCCGAGGTGGAAGCGGCGCTGCACGGCTCGTCGGTGGATCGGGTGACGTTTCACGAGGTCGGTGCCTATGACTCCATCGCCGATATCGTCGGGATCGCCGCGGCGATCGTCTGGCTGCGGCCGGCGTCGATCGGGGCGCTGCCGCCGGTGGTGGGCACTGGCAGCGTTCACACCGCGCACGGGTTGATGCCGGTGCCCGCGCCCGCCACCGCGGCGTTGCTGCGCGGAATGCCGATGCGCTTCGAAGGCGCCGGCGAATTGACCACGCCCACCGGCGCCGCCATTTTGGCCGCCACCGTCGACAATTTCGGCCCGCCGCCGCCGATGCGGCTTCTCTCCGTCGGCTATGGCGCCGGCACGCGCGAGCTTCCCGATCGACCGAACGTGCTGCGCGCGCTGCTGGGCGAACCGCTGGGCCAGGTGGACGCCGCTGCGCCGAGCGCGCTGACGTTGCTGGAAGCGAACCTGGACGACATGAACCCGCAGCTGCTCTCGCCGCTGTTCGACGCGCTGTTGGCGGCGGGCGCCGTCGATGTGTGGTCGGCGCCGATCTTGATGAAGAAGGGCCGCCCGGCCACCACGGTCAGCGCGCTGGCTCCGCCGGCGGCGCTGGCCGCGACCGAGCGGGCGTTCTTCTTGAATTCGACCACGCTGGGCCTGCGCGTGCGTCCGATCGATCGGGTGACGCTGGCCCGATCGTTCACCACGGTCAAAACGCCGTTCGGCGCCGTGAAGATCAAGCTCGGCAGTCTGGACGGCGCGGTGATCGGGGCGCAGCCCGAGTTCGAAGACTGCCGGCGGGCGGCGGCGTCGGCCAAGGTTCCGGTGCGCGCGGTGCTGGCGGCGGCGGCGGCCGAGGCCGAGCGCTGGCTGCGCGGAAAGGGCGCCGCCCGCCGGCCGGCACGCCATCGTTGA
- a CDS encoding glycosyltransferase: MSLKVEATPAGLGEGTPAHHLPVAAVAPPSRADALEAEWRAYFRRRPDDIAHPAARDFMNRDLAVALARLIPADASVLELGCGRGDLLAALPQAERQGVDFLPETVDEARVRHPALSFAVDDATHPPAPGAPGWDAVICDRLCHSVLDIKALLTGCKRRLREGGRIYLTCFNYLWELPTRLAEVAGWKQPAPTANWLSDSDFRNLFDISGLEVVRFEDRLLLPLQIAGASSIVNRYLVRMPGMQHLSLYRIYVLRERERDRGRDAAVIRQRQRIGASVSVVVPTRNEAGNVQAAIDRTPVMGSSTELVFVEGGSSDGTWQTIQGCIRHYQGPLTLRAFQQTGKGKGDAVRLGFAQATGDLLMILDADLTVPPEDLPGFYEVATRGHADFIQGTRLVYPMEKGAMRFFNKLGNVAFSQLFSYLLQQPIRDTLCGTKVLWRADYERIAAARHYFGDFDPFGDFDLIFGAARLNLKIAEIPVRYRDRTYGETNIARWKHGWLLLRMSAVAARKIRFV, encoded by the coding sequence ATGTCGTTGAAGGTCGAGGCAACGCCAGCCGGGCTTGGCGAGGGAACCCCGGCCCATCACTTGCCGGTTGCGGCTGTTGCGCCGCCGTCGCGTGCTGATGCGCTGGAGGCCGAGTGGCGCGCCTATTTCCGCAGGCGGCCCGACGACATCGCCCATCCGGCGGCGCGCGACTTCATGAACCGCGATCTGGCAGTGGCGCTGGCCCGCCTGATTCCCGCGGACGCCTCGGTGCTGGAGCTCGGCTGCGGCCGCGGCGACCTGCTGGCGGCGCTGCCGCAGGCCGAACGCCAGGGCGTGGATTTCTTGCCCGAGACCGTCGACGAGGCGCGCGTTCGCCATCCCGCGCTGTCCTTCGCCGTCGACGACGCCACCCACCCGCCCGCCCCCGGCGCGCCGGGCTGGGACGCGGTGATCTGCGATCGCCTCTGCCACAGCGTCCTCGACATCAAGGCGTTGCTGACCGGCTGCAAACGTCGCCTGCGCGAGGGCGGCCGCATTTACCTCACCTGCTTCAATTACTTGTGGGAGCTGCCCACGCGCCTGGCCGAGGTGGCGGGCTGGAAGCAGCCGGCGCCCACCGCCAACTGGCTGTCGGACAGCGACTTTCGCAATCTGTTCGACATCAGCGGCCTCGAGGTGGTCCGCTTTGAAGATCGCCTGCTGTTGCCGCTGCAGATCGCGGGTGCGTCGTCGATCGTCAACCGCTATCTCGTGCGCATGCCCGGGATGCAGCACCTGTCGCTGTACCGGATCTACGTCCTGCGCGAACGCGAGCGCGATCGGGGCCGCGACGCCGCCGTCATCCGCCAGCGCCAGCGCATCGGCGCCAGCGTCAGCGTGGTAGTGCCGACGCGCAACGAAGCCGGCAACGTTCAGGCGGCCATCGACCGCACCCCGGTGATGGGCTCATCGACCGAGCTTGTCTTCGTCGAGGGCGGGTCGTCCGACGGCACCTGGCAGACCATCCAGGGGTGCATCCGCCACTATCAAGGACCGCTGACGCTGCGGGCGTTTCAGCAAACGGGCAAAGGGAAGGGTGATGCCGTGCGCCTGGGGTTCGCCCAGGCCACCGGCGATCTTCTGATGATCCTGGACGCCGATCTCACGGTTCCGCCCGAAGATCTGCCGGGCTTTTACGAGGTGGCCACCCGCGGCCACGCCGATTTTATTCAGGGCACGCGCCTGGTTTATCCGATGGAGAAGGGCGCCATGCGCTTCTTCAACAAGCTGGGCAACGTGGCCTTCTCCCAGCTTTTCTCTTACTTGTTGCAGCAGCCGATCCGCGACACTCTGTGCGGGACCAAGGTGCTCTGGCGGGCGGACTACGAACGCATTGCCGCCGCCCGGCATTACTTCGGCGACTTTGATCCATTCGGCGACTTTGACCTCATCTTTGGCGCCGCCCGGTTGAATTTGAAGATCGCCGAGATCCCGGTGCGCTATCGCGATCGCACTTACGGCGAGACCAACATCGCCCGCTGGAAGCACGGCTGGCTGCTTTTGCGCATGTCCGCGGTGGCGGCGCGCAAGATCCGCTTCGTCTGA
- a CDS encoding PAS domain S-box protein: MLDDGLAQAAQVLAVGTGESQLHAAAEHIAHALGAASVTVLALVSDAESAYIVGDSDEAETGRVRLPLAQYPYIGRALQTGEVTFSGASSGKPLMAHISAVFPMIVGRKPLGALLVRLPGDSAMSVPPMIISAGKMAAGLVAMVLRGARALDPIRERTRKITLQDFHEERRVRAIERYRAFIDSASDAIVVVDAGGQVLYINRAAQEITGYARDGLVGRSLKQIVPDSYRPLLEEAIARAAASEPIDNFDLELVTTSGDHIVVSVASIGILSEHEAAIFAFRDVSLARKLESELRRTTEFLERILNSTVDGIIAADMRGQVLLFNQGAERICGYRTAEVIGRISVKELYPAGVAQEVMRLIRSAEHGGGGRLEPVRRDLLSASGESVPVSISAALVFDDAGREIATVGIFSDLRDRLGMEERLAHAQEKLAISEKQVVAIELAGAAAHELNQPLTSVMGYAQMLMRKLPAQDPHVPLVDTILKEAERMAKIVRQLGSLTRYETKSYVGGAQILDLVRSTREGDPPPK; the protein is encoded by the coding sequence TTGCTTGACGATGGCCTGGCCCAGGCGGCTCAGGTGCTGGCCGTGGGCACTGGCGAAAGCCAGCTTCACGCCGCCGCCGAGCACATCGCCCACGCGCTGGGTGCGGCCTCGGTGACGGTGCTGGCCTTGGTCTCCGACGCCGAGAGCGCGTACATCGTCGGCGACAGCGACGAGGCCGAGACCGGGCGCGTGCGGTTGCCGCTGGCGCAGTACCCGTACATCGGGCGCGCCCTGCAGACCGGCGAGGTCACCTTCAGCGGTGCCAGCTCGGGCAAACCGTTGATGGCCCATATCTCGGCAGTCTTCCCGATGATCGTCGGGCGCAAACCGCTTGGCGCGCTGCTGGTGCGTCTGCCGGGAGATTCGGCGATGAGCGTGCCGCCGATGATCATCAGCGCCGGCAAGATGGCCGCCGGCCTGGTGGCAATGGTCTTGAGAGGGGCGCGCGCCCTGGATCCCATCCGCGAACGGACGCGCAAGATCACGCTGCAGGATTTTCATGAAGAGCGCCGCGTGCGGGCCATCGAACGCTACCGCGCCTTCATCGACAGCGCGTCGGACGCCATCGTGGTGGTCGACGCCGGCGGGCAGGTCCTGTACATCAACCGCGCCGCTCAGGAGATCACCGGGTACGCGCGCGACGGTCTGGTCGGACGCAGCTTGAAGCAGATCGTTCCCGACTCGTATCGCCCGCTGCTGGAAGAAGCCATCGCCCGCGCCGCCGCGTCCGAGCCGATCGACAACTTCGATCTCGAGCTGGTGACGACGTCGGGCGATCACATCGTTGTGTCGGTGGCGTCGATCGGCATCCTATCAGAGCACGAGGCGGCCATCTTCGCCTTCCGCGACGTCAGCCTGGCCCGCAAGCTGGAGAGCGAGCTGCGGCGGACCACGGAGTTTCTCGAGCGCATCTTGAACTCGACCGTGGACGGGATCATCGCCGCGGACATGCGCGGGCAGGTGCTGTTGTTCAATCAAGGCGCTGAACGCATCTGCGGCTATCGCACGGCCGAGGTGATCGGGCGGATCTCGGTCAAGGAGCTGTATCCGGCGGGCGTGGCGCAAGAGGTGATGCGCCTGATCCGGTCGGCCGAACATGGCGGCGGCGGACGCCTTGAGCCGGTGCGCCGCGATCTTCTGAGCGCGTCCGGCGAAAGCGTGCCGGTGTCGATCTCGGCGGCGCTGGTCTTCGACGACGCCGGGCGCGAGATCGCCACCGTCGGCATCTTTTCTGATCTGCGCGATCGCCTGGGCATGGAAGAGCGCCTGGCCCACGCTCAAGAGAAATTGGCCATATCGGAAAAGCAGGTGGTGGCCATCGAACTGGCGGGCGCCGCCGCCCACGAGCTGAACCAGCCGCTGACGTCGGTGATGGGCTACGCGCAGATGCTGATGCGCAAGCTGCCGGCGCAGGATCCGCACGTCCCGCTGGTCGACACCATCCTGAAGGAAGCAGAGCGCATGGCCAAGATCGTGCGCCAGCTGGGCAGCCTGACCCGGTACGAGACCAAATCGTATGTCGGCGGGGCGCAGATTCTGGATCTGGTGCGATCAACCCGCGAGGGCGATCCGCCGCCCAAATAG
- a CDS encoding EI24 domain-containing protein has protein sequence MAPFRGGLFIARQRMWRYLFVPLLLNVALAVGTLWAAAVYWHQELATHLQSSPIVGWILLGAITLVGGAVLFIVLQPVLGAIFNDRLSEKVEHKIRGAAPVAPFLASTGQAIVHGLLKLLLYGIALLVGLTLTALTGVGSLIGIGLGGLFLAYDGFDYPLSRRGKTFAGKWSYLARHPAQTVGFGLGATVLYLIPLAFIVAPPFAAAGATLAFLDADAKATAKAARKAARSAAVGGAGKQVAGSS, from the coding sequence ATGGCGCCGTTTCGCGGCGGGTTGTTCATCGCGCGGCAGCGCATGTGGCGGTACCTGTTCGTGCCGTTATTGCTGAACGTGGCACTGGCGGTGGGGACGCTGTGGGCCGCCGCGGTTTACTGGCATCAAGAGCTGGCCACGCATCTCCAATCGTCGCCGATTGTTGGTTGGATTTTGCTTGGCGCCATCACCTTGGTGGGCGGCGCGGTGCTGTTCATTGTTCTACAGCCGGTGCTGGGCGCGATCTTCAACGACCGCCTGAGCGAGAAGGTGGAGCACAAGATTCGCGGCGCCGCGCCGGTAGCGCCTTTCCTGGCGTCCACCGGCCAGGCGATCGTGCACGGTCTGTTGAAGCTGCTGCTGTATGGAATCGCCTTGCTGGTCGGGCTGACCCTCACCGCGCTGACCGGGGTGGGCAGCTTGATCGGCATCGGCCTCGGCGGGTTATTCTTGGCCTATGACGGCTTCGATTACCCGCTGTCGCGCCGGGGGAAAACCTTCGCCGGCAAGTGGAGCTACCTGGCGCGCCACCCGGCGCAGACGGTCGGCTTTGGCCTCGGCGCCACAGTGCTGTACTTGATTCCGCTGGCTTTCATCGTGGCGCCGCCATTCGCCGCAGCCGGAGCCACGCTGGCGTTCCTGGACGCTGACGCCAAGGCGACGGCGAAAGCGGCCCGCAAGGCCGCGCGCTCGGCAGCGGTGGGCGGCGCCGGCAAGCAGGTGGCGGGAAGCTCCTAG
- a CDS encoding serine/threonine-protein kinase, producing the protein MKKPIPFGKYYLLERINVGGMAEVFKAKAFGVEGFERMLAVKRILPNIAEDEEFITMFIDEAKIAVQLQHANIAQIFDLGKVDESYFIALEYVNGRDLRSIFDRARAKGEVMPIRQACYVVMQVCEGLDYAHNKRDGQGRELHLVHRDISPQNVLVGYEGEIKLIDFGIAKAAGKASKTQAGILKGKFGYMSPEQVRGLPIDRRSDIFSVGIVLYEMLTNERLFVGESDFSTLEKVRNVEIMPPSSYNRNIPGELERISLKALAKDPEDRYQNAIDLHDDLQAFLYTVGELYSRKDLAAWMKKMFATEIEDDNAKIEQFRQIAAPSSRKDADDNFLGAASGNGAKKVKKSVPDSPMGWDDEELDTQIFDKEPSDEIKTLETEDLFYEDDDRTVANQPAPDILRAATAPDLVATPKPRLLAKPTAGHGSGPAPGSSTGGGRGIPGPGGSGSGPVPAPRPVRAPASPRQTLMGMPAPGLPSPLSRPPADGGGLPPPGHGAALRPKTQPSMPVSSHVPPAGPAAPAPMASGSSASHPAFSFESPAPFGSGSFLTGGPERNARGGKYAAMVFLALLVIGGTVAYWYYSSNKPGQVQIATVPSDATVLIDNVKVADHSPVTIEKPLGQYTLSVTHDGYVRSDQNIEVKAGQPVALNIALEPSPDTGFELTSDPPGGMVWLDGAVINGANGPARTDFRAYRIPPGHHVIEIKGESRFKPWKQDIEIEPGSIRKVHATLVQVGAGAGSAEREPSKPAPKPEPTPVVAAAPAPIEAPPPPPPRPTVAVNTPPPSPPSTSKPPSTASSETGAGTASSSGSSNRSSSTTSPGSSRAASTPSVPAVARRRRDTTDDDSTPTSSPKGIYGESGDCVITVGSRPWSEVWIDGKNTTKHTPIADLKVPCGRHRLGFKRPDLQIDRTESITVRSGEKFKQVYTLTKEADF; encoded by the coding sequence TTGAAGAAGCCCATCCCATTCGGCAAGTACTACCTCCTCGAGCGGATCAACGTCGGAGGCATGGCCGAGGTCTTCAAGGCCAAGGCCTTCGGCGTGGAGGGCTTCGAGCGCATGCTGGCGGTCAAGCGCATCCTCCCGAACATCGCCGAGGACGAAGAGTTCATCACGATGTTCATCGACGAGGCGAAGATCGCGGTGCAGCTGCAGCACGCGAACATCGCTCAAATTTTCGATCTCGGTAAGGTCGACGAGAGTTACTTCATCGCGCTTGAGTACGTGAATGGGCGCGACCTGCGGTCAATCTTCGATCGGGCGCGGGCCAAGGGCGAGGTGATGCCCATTCGCCAGGCCTGTTACGTCGTCATGCAGGTGTGCGAGGGCCTGGACTATGCCCACAACAAGCGCGACGGCCAGGGCCGCGAGCTGCACCTGGTCCACCGCGACATCTCGCCGCAGAACGTGCTGGTCGGATACGAAGGCGAGATCAAGCTGATCGACTTTGGTATCGCCAAGGCAGCTGGCAAGGCGTCCAAGACCCAGGCGGGAATCCTGAAGGGCAAGTTCGGCTATATGTCGCCCGAGCAGGTGCGCGGCCTGCCCATCGACCGGCGCAGCGACATCTTCTCGGTCGGGATCGTGCTTTACGAGATGCTGACCAACGAAAGGCTGTTCGTCGGTGAGAGCGACTTTTCCACCCTGGAGAAGGTCCGCAACGTCGAGATCATGCCGCCGTCGTCGTACAACCGGAACATCCCCGGCGAGCTGGAGCGCATCTCGCTGAAGGCGCTGGCCAAGGATCCGGAAGATCGCTATCAGAACGCCATCGATCTGCACGACGACCTGCAGGCATTTTTGTACACGGTGGGCGAGCTATATTCGCGCAAGGATCTGGCGGCTTGGATGAAGAAGATGTTCGCCACCGAGATCGAAGACGACAACGCGAAGATCGAGCAGTTTCGTCAAATCGCCGCCCCGTCCAGCCGCAAGGACGCGGACGATAACTTCCTGGGCGCCGCTTCCGGCAACGGCGCCAAAAAGGTGAAGAAGAGCGTGCCCGATTCACCGATGGGATGGGATGACGAAGAGCTGGACACCCAGATCTTCGACAAGGAACCAAGCGACGAGATAAAGACGCTGGAAACGGAAGACCTCTTTTACGAGGACGACGACCGCACCGTCGCCAATCAACCGGCGCCGGATATTTTGCGGGCCGCCACCGCGCCCGATCTGGTGGCGACGCCGAAGCCGCGCCTGCTGGCCAAGCCAACGGCGGGCCACGGCAGTGGTCCTGCGCCTGGGTCTTCTACGGGTGGCGGTCGCGGGATACCGGGCCCCGGGGGATCGGGCTCGGGACCGGTGCCGGCGCCGCGGCCGGTGCGGGCCCCGGCTTCGCCGCGACAGACGCTGATGGGCATGCCGGCGCCCGGACTGCCCTCGCCGCTGTCTCGTCCGCCCGCGGACGGCGGTGGACTGCCGCCGCCCGGACACGGGGCGGCGCTGCGGCCGAAGACGCAGCCGTCGATGCCGGTATCGTCACACGTCCCGCCCGCCGGACCAGCCGCACCGGCGCCGATGGCCTCCGGTTCGTCAGCGTCGCACCCGGCCTTCTCGTTCGAGAGTCCGGCGCCGTTCGGCAGCGGATCGTTCCTGACCGGCGGTCCGGAGAGAAACGCGCGCGGCGGAAAATACGCGGCGATGGTCTTCCTGGCCTTGCTGGTGATCGGCGGGACGGTCGCTTACTGGTACTACAGCAGCAACAAGCCGGGGCAGGTGCAGATCGCCACCGTGCCCTCCGACGCCACCGTGCTCATCGACAACGTCAAGGTCGCCGATCACTCGCCGGTGACGATCGAAAAGCCGCTGGGTCAATACACCTTGTCCGTCACCCACGACGGGTACGTGCGCAGCGATCAGAACATCGAGGTGAAGGCCGGCCAACCGGTGGCGCTGAACATCGCCCTTGAACCGTCGCCCGACACCGGGTTCGAACTGACCAGCGATCCGCCCGGAGGCATGGTCTGGCTGGACGGCGCGGTGATCAACGGCGCCAACGGACCGGCGCGCACCGACTTTCGCGCCTACCGCATTCCGCCCGGCCACCACGTCATCGAGATCAAGGGCGAGAGTCGTTTCAAGCCCTGGAAGCAGGACATCGAGATCGAGCCAGGATCGATCCGCAAGGTGCACGCCACGCTGGTGCAGGTGGGTGCCGGCGCCGGGAGCGCCGAGCGCGAACCCAGCAAGCCGGCGCCGAAACCCGAGCCGACGCCAGTGGTCGCCGCGGCGCCGGCGCCGATCGAGGCACCCCCGCCACCCCCACCGCGTCCGACGGTGGCAGTGAATACGCCGCCCCCGTCGCCGCCGTCTACCAGCAAGCCGCCGTCGACCGCATCTTCCGAGACCGGCGCCGGCACGGCGAGCAGCAGCGGCTCCAGCAATCGGTCGTCGTCGACGACGTCCCCCGGTTCGTCGCGGGCCGCCTCGACGCCCTCCGTGCCCGCCGTCGCCCGCCGCCGCCGCGACACCACCGACGACGACAGCACGCCCACCAGCAGCCCGAAGGGCATCTACGGCGAGAGCGGCGACTGTGTCATCACCGTCGGCTCGCGTCCGTGGTCGGAGGTCTGGATCGACGGCAAGAACACCACCAAGCACACGCCGATCGCCGATCTGAAGGTTCCCTGCGGCCGGCACCGGCTGGGGTTCAAGCGTCCCGACCTGCAGATCGATCGCACGGAATCCATCACCGTTCGATCGGGCGAGAAGTTCAAGCAGGTCTACACGCTGACCAAAGAAGCCGATTTCTAG
- a CDS encoding glycosyl hydrolase family 8 codes for MSRSPIFSSIASILFGVSLSLAGCGSSAGTPAGGSGATNGGASGGASGGTSGDGSGGAVTASGGAGGGVAETDAAVDHPATTDASVDKVVGPNDAPTACTATAAAGQPRRPFPQHSGYPGCATCIHPTVAQATMDADVGHYYDVWKTLIKKFTAGAVNGENYIAAGAAGNIFGWPANVKQVSQSEGHGYAMLITALMAGHDPNAKTVFDSLNRVRKAFPSSSDPRLMSWVVPGNGDPTIKAQPPATDGDMDMGYSLLIAYDQWGDEATNHYLVDAKSVIAGMEDKFITTGSGQFFPRLNIGDPTHLGSVAPESKPDLTRPSDYMVDHMLAFAAITGHAAWSDVAAGSVAILKQVRNADTGLVPDFVVDNPPVGSKTGTGDEGPCYDCFGYNSCRVPWRQAVAVVQFGYAGSLDVDNKMATWARTKYNDTPSAMKASFPTTGDDSNAGGSDPSFTSPMVAAGVTDASHQTWLDRGWTYMKGTNGGDYYGGSITLLSMLAVSGNWWIPTGTTGACSP; via the coding sequence ATGTCGCGCTCGCCTATTTTTTCGTCGATCGCATCGATTCTGTTCGGCGTGTCGCTGAGCCTGGCCGGTTGCGGATCGTCGGCCGGCACGCCGGCGGGCGGCAGCGGCGCCACGAACGGCGGCGCCTCGGGCGGTGCCAGCGGCGGCACCAGCGGTGATGGTTCGGGCGGCGCTGTCACGGCCAGCGGCGGGGCGGGCGGTGGAGTGGCCGAGACCGACGCCGCCGTCGATCACCCGGCGACGACCGACGCGTCCGTCGACAAGGTGGTAGGCCCGAACGATGCGCCCACCGCGTGCACGGCCACCGCCGCTGCTGGACAGCCGCGCCGCCCGTTCCCGCAGCACAGCGGCTACCCCGGCTGCGCAACCTGCATTCACCCGACGGTGGCCCAGGCAACGATGGACGCCGACGTCGGCCACTACTACGACGTCTGGAAGACCCTGATCAAAAAATTCACCGCCGGCGCGGTCAACGGCGAAAACTACATCGCCGCCGGCGCCGCCGGGAACATCTTCGGCTGGCCGGCGAACGTCAAACAGGTCTCGCAGTCTGAAGGCCACGGCTACGCCATGCTGATAACCGCGTTGATGGCGGGCCACGATCCCAATGCCAAGACTGTCTTCGACAGCTTGAACCGGGTGCGAAAAGCGTTTCCGTCCAGCTCGGATCCGCGCCTCATGTCGTGGGTGGTGCCGGGCAACGGCGATCCGACGATCAAAGCGCAGCCGCCCGCCACCGACGGCGACATGGACATGGGCTACTCGCTTCTGATCGCTTACGACCAGTGGGGTGACGAGGCGACCAATCACTACCTCGTCGACGCCAAGTCGGTCATCGCGGGCATGGAAGACAAGTTCATCACCACCGGCAGTGGGCAATTCTTCCCCCGCCTCAACATCGGCGATCCCACTCACCTCGGTTCGGTGGCGCCTGAATCAAAGCCGGACCTCACCCGACCTTCCGATTACATGGTCGATCACATGCTGGCCTTCGCGGCCATCACCGGCCACGCCGCCTGGTCGGACGTCGCCGCTGGCTCGGTGGCCATTCTCAAGCAGGTGCGCAATGCCGACACCGGCCTGGTCCCCGATTTCGTGGTCGACAACCCGCCGGTGGGATCGAAGACCGGCACCGGCGACGAAGGGCCTTGCTATGACTGCTTCGGCTACAACTCGTGCCGTGTGCCGTGGCGGCAAGCGGTGGCAGTTGTGCAGTTCGGGTATGCCGGCTCGCTGGACGTCGACAACAAGATGGCCACCTGGGCGCGCACCAAATACAACGACACCCCGTCGGCGATGAAGGCGTCGTTTCCCACCACCGGCGACGACAGCAACGCCGGGGGCAGTGACCCCTCGTTCACCTCGCCGATGGTCGCCGCCGGGGTCACCGACGCCTCCCACCAGACCTGGCTGGATCGCGGCTGGACGTACATGAAAGGCACCAACGGCGGCGACTATTACGGCGGCAGCATCACGCTGCTGTCGATGCTGGCCGTGTCCGGCAACTGGTGGATCCCCACCGGGACCACGGGCGCGTGCAGCCCTTAA
- a CDS encoding class I SAM-dependent methyltransferase has protein sequence MLTPAQRADTLKRFDQHRRAWAENPTLQILYGEWYGRIRRHLPPPVDGPWWELGSGPGFARRFIPELSLSDLVAAPWHDREIAADALPFADGSVGALVLFDVLHHLPSSARFFAEATRVLRTGGRVVLCEPGISPLSFPVYKFLHEEPLRLFVDPFVMGTVTEGADKDPFDSNQAIPSLMFGRPGGRRRFRHMFPTLEIRTVERLAGLSYPASGGFSRGPLLPAPLWRRLFAVERFLPQWIFSLIGFRLLIVLEKQ, from the coding sequence ATGCTGACGCCCGCCCAGCGCGCCGACACCCTGAAGCGTTTCGACCAGCACCGCCGCGCCTGGGCGGAGAACCCGACTTTACAAATTCTTTACGGAGAGTGGTACGGCCGCATTCGCCGCCACCTGCCGCCGCCGGTCGACGGGCCGTGGTGGGAGCTCGGCTCTGGGCCCGGTTTCGCCCGGAGGTTCATCCCGGAGCTGTCGCTTTCGGATCTGGTGGCCGCGCCCTGGCACGATCGGGAGATCGCCGCCGACGCCTTGCCGTTCGCCGACGGCAGCGTGGGGGCGCTGGTGCTGTTCGACGTGCTTCACCATTTGCCGTCATCGGCCCGATTCTTCGCCGAGGCGACCCGGGTCTTGCGCACGGGCGGGCGGGTGGTGCTGTGCGAACCGGGGATCAGTCCCTTGTCGTTCCCGGTCTACAAGTTCCTGCACGAGGAGCCTCTGCGCCTGTTCGTCGATCCCTTTGTGATGGGGACGGTCACAGAGGGCGCCGACAAGGATCCCTTCGATTCGAACCAGGCTATCCCCTCGCTGATGTTCGGGCGGCCAGGGGGACGGCGGCGCTTCCGCCACATGTTCCCCACCCTGGAGATCCGCACTGTTGAACGCCTGGCCGGCCTTAGTTATCCGGCCTCGGGGGGATTTTCGCGAGGTCCTTTGCTGCCGGCGCCACTGTGGCGGCGATTGTTTGCTGTCGAACGGTTCCTGCCACAATGGATTTTCAGTTTGATCGGTTTTCGTTTGCTGATCGTACTGGAAAAACAGTGA